The segment GCACTTTTGACAGGAAAGAAGGCAGCAGCCCCCAGGAGCGACCCAGTGTCCCCTACTGTGGCCCGGAGCAGAGACCCTGAGAAGGACGATCGTTCCAAGGAGGAGATGGCAGTGGCCACAGATGCTGCAGCCTTGGTGGATGGTAAAGGTGGGGCTGGGGTTGGGCAGGCCGAGCTCGAGCTGCAAGGTGGGTGGGTGAGTGTGTGGGCAGGGAGTAGAATAGGAACAGGTTGGAACTTGTCCTGGGTGGCATTGAGCTGTGGTCTCAATATAGAGCCCGAGTCCACGGTGAACCTGGCATTTGTCAAGAATGATTCGTACGAGAAGGGGCCGGACTCAGTGGTGGTGCACGTGTACGTGAAGGAAATCCGCAGGGACACCTCTCGAGTGCTCTTCCGTGAGCAGGACTTCACGCTTATCTTCCAGAccaggtgggtgggtgggcagaCCCGGGGCAGACAGTGTGCTTCAGGCAGGGCAGTGTGCCTCACGCTCTTTCTCGTGCCCTGCCCCTGCAGGGACGGAAACTTCCTGAGACTGCATCCGGGCTGTGGACCCCACACCATCTTCCGTTGGCAGGTGAAGCTCAGGTGGGTGGTGCCCAGCCCCGCCCCTCTGCCTGTCCTGCTGCTCTGCAGTCCATGTCCCTGGGCCGTCTGGCCACCGGAGGCCCTGAGTGCAACCTTCCCCTGCAGGAACCTGATCGAGCCCGAGCAGTGCACCTTCTGCTTCACGGCCTCGCGCATCGACATCTGCCTCCGCAAGCGGCAGAGCCAGCGCTGGGGGGGCCTGGAGGCCCCGGCTGCACGAGGTCTGCCCACGAGCTCCTTTCATTGCCTGGTCCTTGGGACCtggacccccaccccctgccacatGCTGCTAACCACCAGCCCCCCATTCCCCCTTTTTAAGGTGCAGTGGGTGGTGCAAAGGTCGCCGTGCCGACAGGTCCATCCCCCCTGGATTCAGCCCCACCGGGAGGTACACCCCATCCCTTGACAGGCCAGGAGGAAGCCCGGGCCGTGGAGAAGGAGAAACCCAAGGCTCGATCTGAGGACACAGGCCTCGATGGGGTGGCCACCCGCACCCCCATGGAGCATGTAGCCCCAAAGTCAGAGCCACACCTGGCGTCGGTGAGAATCTTGGGGTGCAGAGGGCTAGGGCTGGAGGCTGGAGAGCTCAGGGCTGCTCTCTCATGCTTCTCTTGCTCCCACAGCCCAAGCCCACATGTATGGTGCCTCCAATGCCCCACAGCCCGGTGAGTGGAGACagtgtggaggaagaggaggaggaagagaagaaggtgTGTCTGCCAGGCTTCACCGGCCTCGTCAACCTAGGCAACACCTGCTTCATGAACAGCGTCATTCAGTCTCTGTCTAACACGCGGGAGCTGCGGGACTTCTTCCATGGTGAGAGCAGCACCTGGAGCCCGGGGACAGGGGACACTTGCCCCCGCTCACAtctctgctgggctgctgtccctAGACCGCTCCTTCGAGGCTGAGATCAACTACAACAACCCGCTGGGGACTGGTGGGCGTCTGGCCATCGGTTTTGCTGTGCTGCTCCGGGCGCTGTGGAAGGGCACCCACCATGCCTTCCAGCCCTCCAAGTTGAAGGTGATCTGTGGCCACTCCTCCCCTTTCctggagagggcagggagggccAGCCAGCCGGTGCTGGGGCTCCGGGCTCACACCTTGCCCATGTATCCAGGCCATCGTGGCGAGCAAGGCCAGCCAGTTCACAGGCTATGCCCAGCACGATGCCCAGGAGTTCATGGCTTTCCTGCTGGATGGGCTGCACGAGGACTTGAACCGCATTCAGAATAAGCCCTACACGGAGACTGTGGACTCAGATGGGCGGCCTGATGAGGTCAGAGTTGGGGGCAGAGGTGCGCCTGTGTCCAGCCCGTCCCGGCCCCCGGATCTCCTCGGCCCTCACCACTTTGCTCCTCAGGTGGTGGCTGAGGAAGCCTGGCAGCGGCACAAGATGAGGAACGACTCTTTCATCGTGGACCTGTTTCAGGGCCAGTACAAGTCGAAGTTGGTGTGCCCCGTGTGTGCAAAGGTGTGACAGGCTCCCTAGAAAGAAAGGCACCCCCCAGCTTGTCCTGGTTAGCCTACTCAGAATGGGCTCAGAGGCACAGGTACCTTTAGGTGCTGCAGAGCACAGTTTGGGCAAAGAAGCTTGGGGGAGGCCTCAGGCCCTGTGGGCTGCAGAGGTCAGGCTGCAAGGGCTTCCTGACTGAGGGGAAAGCACTCTTTGGGTGACCTGAGATGGAGCTGGGTATGGGAAAAATTGGAAAGGCACATGGGAGGGGCCTGGCGGAGCAGGCCTCCAGTGTCAGAAACAGGGATCCTTCTCTCCTGCCGGTTCTCCTGGTCTATCCAACATTCTCAGCCTGAGGCTGGGCGGTGAGGCCCGAGAGCCATCCTCGGGCCTGGATCGGGCGCTCTGGGCACCAGCAGCCTGCCCCTCCACTCCCTGTGCGGCCACCCAGTGGTACCTGTGCATTTGCAGGTCTCCATCACTTTTGACCCGTTCCTGTACCTGCCAGTGCCCTTGCCCCAGAAGCAAAAGGTTCTCCCTGTCTTCTATTTCGCCCGGGAGCCCCACAGCAAGCCCATCAAGGTGAGAACTTGGCCTGTACTTCCGGGCTACGGCCTTAGACCCTGGCCTCCCTCCCCGACGGACACTCTCCTCTTGTCACCACAGTTTCTGGTGAGCGTCAGCAAAGAGAACTCCAGTGCGAGCGAAGTGTTGGACTCCCTATCTCAGAGTGTCCATGTGAAGCCTGAGAACCTGCGTCTGGCTGAGGTGTGTCTGTCCTTCCCTGCCCCTTCTGCACAGGGACGTGTGTCTGTGTTCGCAGCACACAGATAACATGTGTGCAGTTGTTAGCATCTGTATGTGTCCACGCAGACGTGCATGTGACCACAGACAGGTGGGGTGCTGCAGGATGAGGCGTGGTTGAAACCAGGCACTTGGGTGGTGCACGTGAGGTGCCCTCAGTTCCCTGCCATCATCTGAATATATTCCCCCTCTTGGTGGTGGCCCCCAGCTGCTCTTCTTTAGATAAGGACCTTGGGCCACAGGACTAGCCGTCCACCAGCTCTGGTTCTTCTGCATCGTGCTTCTCCCTCCTGTTTTCCCCGATCTGTGTGCTGCTGCCTGGCAGTGTCCTGTTTCTCAGCGGGGTAGAGGTTGGGGCACACTTCTTGGAAGGTGGCCCCTCCAGAGTAACCACGTTGCAGTCTGCACAGGGCCCACGGGGGTGACAGCAGGGTTGAGGCCCTTGGTGTGGAAAGCTGGTACAGTTCATAGCTGTCCCAATCCTGATCTTGCATCCTCTGTATGCACCAGGCTCCTTACTCCATTGGGCACTGAGGCTGCTGCCAGTGGAGGCACATATTTCTTATCCCTGACAAGTCCCCAGTGACCCAAGATCAAGGCCAGATCTTGTGGTTTGGAGCAGGGCTAGGGGAAGCGCTCGTCCTCACATCGGATCTGTGTGTTCTCTATCCCCAGGTGATTAAGAATCGCTTCCACCGTGTGTTCCTGCCCTCCCACTCACTGGACACCGTGTCCCCGTCCGACACACTCCTCTGCTTCGAGTTGCTGTCCCCAGAGTTGGCCAAGGAGCGGGTGGTGGTGCTAGAGGTACAACAGGTGAGTAGGGGCCACCCCGCTGACCCAGGGTCctggggggggtgggcagggatggCCTGCCTGCCCCGCCTGCCCTCGCTGAGCCAGGCCACCCACCCCAGCGCCCCCAGGTGCCCAGCATCCCCATCTCCAAGTGTGCAGCCTGCCAGCGGAAGCAGCAGTCAGAGGATGAGAAGCTGAAGCGCTGTACCCGGTGCTACCGCGTGGGCTACTGCAACCAGTGAGGACTCCCACACACAACCGTGTTGCCCCGTCCCTGCTCCTGCTTCCACCTGCCATCCTCCTTCTTCACGTAAAACCTGGGTGTCTTAAGTCCTCTACCTTCCCCATCTGCCGCCACTCTCCCAGACCCCTGGGGAAGCTGGGCTGGCCCTGGTGCAGAGGTAGGGCTGAagcccctttcttccttccacttTCCTTCCAGGCTCTGTCAGAAAACTCACTGGCCTGACCACAAGGGCCTCTGCCGCCCCGAGAACATCGGCTACCCCTTCCTGGTTAGTGTCCCCGCCTCACGCCTCACCTACGCCCGTCTTGCTCAGCTGCTAGAGGGCTATGCCCGGTAAGTGCCCAGGACCTGGGTTAAGGCGGGGTGGAAGGCAGAGGCGCCAGCCATGCTGGTCGGGATTCTTACTGGCTTTTGCGGCCCGTCGCCAGGTACTCTGTGAGTGTGTTCCAGCCGCCCTTCCAGCCCGGCCGCATGGCCTTGGAGTCCCAGGGCCCTGGCTGCACCACGCTACTCTCCACTAGCTCCCTGGAGGCCGGGGACAGTGACAGGGACCCCATTCAGCCACCAGAGCTCCAGTTGGTGACCCCTGTGGCTGAGGGGGACACTGGGGCCACCCGGGCATGGGCATCCCCTGATCGGGGCCCTGTGCCCAGCACCAGCGGCATTTCTTCTGAGATGGTGGCCAGTGGGCCTGTTGAAGTTGGCGCCTTGACTGTTGGTGAGAGGGTGTCCCGGCCTGAAGGTAAAAGTCTGCTAAAAGGCTCTGGGGTAGGGAAGGTAGGGGAGAGCTGGTTCAGGCCCTGGTAGACAGGAAAGCTCTGATTATCGTGTCCTTTCTCAGCTGCTGTGCCTGGGTACCAACACCCAAGTGAAGCCCTGAGTGCCCACACTCCCCAGTTCTTCATCTACAGAATTGATGCGTCCAACCGAGAGCAGCGGCTAGAGGACAAAGGTTGTCTGAGGCCGGCAGGCGGGGGAGCCCTGGCGTGGGTTGGGCTGGCGGCTCCCCACAGCAGTGTGACTCCCCTCCCTGCCCGTTTTCAGGAGACGTCCCACTGGAGCTGGGAGACGACTGCAGCCTGGCCCTGGTCTGGCGCAACAACGAGCGCCTGCAGGAGTTCGTGCTGGTGGCCTCCAAGGAGCTGGAGTGCGCCGAGGACCCTGGGTCTGCCGGCGAGGCTGCCCGCGCCGGCCACTTCACGCTGGACCAGTGCCTCAACCTCTTCACACGGCCGGAGGTGTTGGCACCCGAGGAGGCTTGGTGAGGCCAGGGTGGCCggcaggtggggggcgggggcgccaGGCGCTCTGCCGCCCCTGACCGTGCCCCATCCGCCCTCAGGTACTGCCCGCAGTGCAAACAGCACCGCGAGGCCTCCAAGCAGCTGCTGCTGTGGCGCCTGCCCAGCGTGCTCATCGTGCAGCTCAAGCGCTTCTCCTTCCGCAGCTTCATCTGGCGCGACAAGATCAACGACCTGGTGGAGTTCCCCGTCCGGTGAGCCAGGGCCCTGCTGCCTGCGGTCAGGGCTGGTGGCGGCGGCTGGGAGGGGCACCTGCTGACCGGCTGACCACTCTCGGGCTGGCCCCGCAGGAACCTGGACCTGGGCAAGTTCTGTATTGGTCAGAAAGAGGAGCAGCTGCCCAGCTATGACCTGTACGCCGTCATCAACCACTACGGGGGCATGATTGGCGGCCACTACACCGCCTGCGCACGCCTGCCCAACGACCGCAGCAGCCAGCGCAGCGACGTGGGTGAGGGCACACACGCCGACAGGACGGACGGGAGGGGCGGTGGCGCAGGCCCTGTTCACACTCTCCCCGCCTTGCCGTAGGCTGGCGCCTGTTCGACGATAGCACGGTGACAACGGTAGACGAGAGCCAGGTGGTGACGCGTTACGCCTATGTCCTCTTCTACCGCCGGCGGAACTCTCCCGTGGAGAGGCCCCCCCGGGCAGGTCACTCTGAGCACCACCCTGACCTGGGCCCTGCAGCTGAGTCAGCTGCCAGCCAGGTGAGGCACGGGGAGGCTTCGCAGGCTAGGGGGGCCCAACTCTCAGATGTTGGGGGGCGGCGCATAGAGCACAGCTTCTTCTCCTTCAGCCCCTAAAGCCCTGGCTTTTTAAGCCGCAGATGGGGTTCCCTTACATTGCAGCCTTAGCCAGAGCCATTATTGGCTGTAGGGACACTTACAGAGGCACATACACACCAACACGTGGCCAGGGGTGTGTGCATCAAATACAGGCCAGGAGCTGCTACAGACTTGACCGGGCTGTGAATGGACTGTACCCAGcactcccagctttccctctgcTGCTCCCCACACGCTGGCCCACAGACCCTCCCTTATGACTGTCCCTGAGTTCTGACATGCACTCAGGCCAGGGCTGCGCCAGCAGTCCATAGCCTTGTGTGGCCGTCCCCCTCTCTGAGGTGGGCATCTGTTCCTGCTGGGCCTTCAGGATCTTCTG is part of the Bubalus kerabau isolate K-KA32 ecotype Philippines breed swamp buffalo chromosome 20, PCC_UOA_SB_1v2, whole genome shotgun sequence genome and harbors:
- the USP19 gene encoding ubiquitin carboxyl-terminal hydrolase 19 isoform X13 is translated as MSGGASATGPRRGPPGLEEATSKKKQKDRANQESKDGDPRRGSAFTPREEQTKEDLGLDWRQSADEVIVKLRVGTGPVRLEEVDAAFTDTDCVLRLPDGRQWGGVFYAEIESSCTKVQARKGGLLQLSLPKKVPLLTWPSLLKKPLGTQELVPGLRCQENGQEPSPVALEPGPEPRRAKQEARNQKRAQGRGEVGAGAGPGAQAGPSAKRAVHLRRGPEGEGPRDGPGPRGDAPQFLAEPATQAEAEEQLRVPPLTPQTCLLGSEENLALLTGKKAAAPRSDPVSPTVARSRDPEKDDRSKEEMAVATDAAALVDEPESTVNLAFVKNDSYEKGPDSVVVHVYVKEIRRDTSRVLFREQDFTLIFQTRDGNFLRLHPGCGPHTIFRWQVKLRNLIEPEQCTFCFTASRIDICLRKRQSQRWGGLEAPAARVGGAKVAVPTGPSPLDSAPPGGTPHPLTGQEEARAVEKEKPKARSEDTGLDGVATRTPMEHVAPKSEPHLASPKPTCMVPPMPHSPVSGDSVEEEEEEEKKVCLPGFTGLVNLGNTCFMNSVIQSLSNTRELRDFFHDRSFEAEINYNNPLGTGGRLAIGFAVLLRALWKGTHHAFQPSKLKAIVASKASQFTGYAQHDAQEFMAFLLDGLHEDLNRIQNKPYTETVDSDGRPDEVVAEEAWQRHKMRNDSFIVDLFQGQYKSKLVCPVCAKVSITFDPFLYLPVPLPQKQKVLPVFYFAREPHSKPIKFLVSVSKENSSASEVLDSLSQSVHVKPENLRLAEVIKNRFHRVFLPSHSLDTVSPSDTLLCFELLSPELAKERVVVLEVQQRPQVPSIPISKCAACQRKQQSEDEKLKRCTRCYRVGYCNQLCQKTHWPDHKGLCRPENIGYPFLVSVPASRLTYARLAQLLEGYARYSVSVFQPPFQPGRMALESQGPGCTTLLSTSSLEAGDSDRDPIQPPELQLVTPVAEGDTGATRAWASPDRGPVPSTSGISSEMVASGPVEVGALTVGERVSRPEAAVPGYQHPSEALSAHTPQFFIYRIDASNREQRLEDKGDVPLELGDDCSLALVWRNNERLQEFVLVASKELECAEDPGSAGEAARAGHFTLDQCLNLFTRPEVLAPEEAWYCPQCKQHREASKQLLLWRLPSVLIVQLKRFSFRSFIWRDKINDLVEFPVRNLDLGKFCIGQKEEQLPSYDLYAVINHYGGMIGGHYTACARLPNDRSSQRSDVGWRLFDDSTVTTVDESQVVTRYAYVLFYRRRNSPVERPPRAGHSEHHPDLGPAAESAASQGLGPGQAPEVAPTRTAPERFAPPVDRPAPTYSNMEEVD
- the USP19 gene encoding ubiquitin carboxyl-terminal hydrolase 19 isoform X9, with amino-acid sequence MSGGASATGPRRGPPGLEEATSKKKQKDRANQESKDGDPRRGSAFTPREEQTKEDLGLDWRQSADEVIVKLRVGTGPVRLEEVDAAFTDTDCVLRLPDGRQWGGVFYAEIESSCTKVQARKGGLLQLSLPKKVPLLTWPSLLKPLGTQELVPGLRCQENGQEPSPVALEPGPEPRRAKQEARNQKRAQGRGEVGAGAGPGAQAGPSAKRAVHLRRGPEGEGPRDGPGPRGDAPQFLAEPATQAEAEEQLRVPPLTPQTCLLGSEENLALLTGKKAAAPRSDPVSPTVARSRDPEKDDRSKEEMAVATDAAALVDGKEPESTVNLAFVKNDSYEKGPDSVVVHVYVKEIRRDTSRVLFREQDFTLIFQTRDGNFLRLHPGCGPHTIFRWQVKLRNLIEPEQCTFCFTASRIDICLRKRQSQRWGGLEAPAARGAVGGAKVAVPTGPSPLDSAPPGGTPHPLTGQEEARAVEKEKPKARSEDTGLDGVATRTPMEHVAPKSEPHLASPKPTCMVPPMPHSPVSGDSVEEEEEEEKKVCLPGFTGLVNLGNTCFMNSVIQSLSNTRELRDFFHDRSFEAEINYNNPLGTGGRLAIGFAVLLRALWKGTHHAFQPSKLKAIVASKASQFTGYAQHDAQEFMAFLLDGLHEDLNRIQNKPYTETVDSDGRPDEVVAEEAWQRHKMRNDSFIVDLFQGQYKSKLVCPVCAKVSITFDPFLYLPVPLPQKQKVLPVFYFAREPHSKPIKFLVSVSKENSSASEVLDSLSQSVHVKPENLRLAEVIKNRFHRVFLPSHSLDTVSPSDTLLCFELLSPELAKERVVVLEVQQRPQVPSIPISKCAACQRKQQSEDEKLKRCTRCYRVGYCNQLCQKTHWPDHKGLCRPENIGYPFLVSVPASRLTYARLAQLLEGYARYSVSVFQPPFQPGRMALESQGPGCTTLLSTSSLEAGDSDRDPIQPPELQLVTPVAEGDTGATRAWASPDRGPVPSTSGISSEMVASGPVEVGALTVGERVSRPEAAVPGYQHPSEALSAHTPQFFIYRIDASNREQRLEDKGDVPLELGDDCSLALVWRNNERLQEFVLVASKELECAEDPGSAGEAARAGHFTLDQCLNLFTRPEVLAPEEAWYCPQCKQHREASKQLLLWRLPSVLIVQLKRFSFRSFIWRDKINDLVEFPVRNLDLGKFCIGQKEEQLPSYDLYAVINHYGGMIGGHYTACARLPNDRSSQRSDVGWRLFDDSTVTTVDESQVVTRYAYVLFYRRRNSPVERPPRAGHSEHHPDLGPAAESAASQGLGPGQAPEVAPTRTAPERFAPPVDRPAPTYSNMEEVD
- the USP19 gene encoding ubiquitin carboxyl-terminal hydrolase 19 isoform X12; this translates as MSGGASATGPRRGPPGLEEATSKKKQKDRANQESKDGDPRRGSAFTPREEQTKEDLGLDWRQSADEVIVKLRVGTGPVRLEEVDAAFTDTDCVLRLPDGRQWGGVFYAEIESSCTKVQARKGGLLQLSLPKKVPLLTWPSLLKPLGTQELVPGLRCQENGQEPSPVALEPGPEPRRAKQEARNQKRAQGRGEVGAGAGPGAQAGPSAKRAVHLRRGPEGEGPRDGPGPRGDAPQFLAEPATQAEAEEQLRVPPLTPQTCLLGSEENLALLTGKKAAAPRSDPVSPTVARSRDPEKDDRSKEEMAVATDAAALVDEPESTVNLAFVKNDSYEKGPDSVVVHVYVKEIRRDTSRVLFREQDFTLIFQTRDGNFLRLHPGCGPHTIFRWQVKLRNLIEPEQCTFCFTASRIDICLRKRQSQRWGGLEAPAARGAVGGAKVAVPTGPSPLDSAPPGGTPHPLTGQEEARAVEKEKPKARSEDTGLDGVATRTPMEHVAPKSEPHLASPKPTCMVPPMPHSPVSGDSVEEEEEEEKKVCLPGFTGLVNLGNTCFMNSVIQSLSNTRELRDFFHDRSFEAEINYNNPLGTGGRLAIGFAVLLRALWKGTHHAFQPSKLKAIVASKASQFTGYAQHDAQEFMAFLLDGLHEDLNRIQNKPYTETVDSDGRPDEVVAEEAWQRHKMRNDSFIVDLFQGQYKSKLVCPVCAKVSITFDPFLYLPVPLPQKQKVLPVFYFAREPHSKPIKFLVSVSKENSSASEVLDSLSQSVHVKPENLRLAEVIKNRFHRVFLPSHSLDTVSPSDTLLCFELLSPELAKERVVVLEVQQRPQVPSIPISKCAACQRKQQSEDEKLKRCTRCYRVGYCNQLCQKTHWPDHKGLCRPENIGYPFLVSVPASRLTYARLAQLLEGYARYSVSVFQPPFQPGRMALESQGPGCTTLLSTSSLEAGDSDRDPIQPPELQLVTPVAEGDTGATRAWASPDRGPVPSTSGISSEMVASGPVEVGALTVGERVSRPEAAVPGYQHPSEALSAHTPQFFIYRIDASNREQRLEDKGDVPLELGDDCSLALVWRNNERLQEFVLVASKELECAEDPGSAGEAARAGHFTLDQCLNLFTRPEVLAPEEAWYCPQCKQHREASKQLLLWRLPSVLIVQLKRFSFRSFIWRDKINDLVEFPVRNLDLGKFCIGQKEEQLPSYDLYAVINHYGGMIGGHYTACARLPNDRSSQRSDVGWRLFDDSTVTTVDESQVVTRYAYVLFYRRRNSPVERPPRAGHSEHHPDLGPAAESAASQGLGPGQAPEVAPTRTAPERFAPPVDRPAPTYSNMEEVD
- the USP19 gene encoding ubiquitin carboxyl-terminal hydrolase 19 isoform X14; this encodes MSGGASATGPRRGPPGLEEATSKKKQKDRANQESKDGDPRRGSAFTPREEQTKEDLGLDWRQSADEVIVKLRVGTGPVRLEEVDAAFTDTDCVLRLPDGRQWGGVFYAEIESSCTKVQARKGGLLQLSLPKKVPLLTWPSLLKPLGTQELVPGLRCQENGQEPSPVALEPGPEPRRAKQEARNQKRAQGRGEVGAGAGPGAQAGPSAKRAVHLRRGPEGEGPRDGPGPRGDAPQFLAEPATQAEAEEQLRVPPLTPQTCLLGSEENLALLTGKKAAAPRSDPVSPTVARSRDPEKDDRSKEEMAVATDAAALVDEPESTVNLAFVKNDSYEKGPDSVVVHVYVKEIRRDTSRVLFREQDFTLIFQTRDGNFLRLHPGCGPHTIFRWQVKLRNLIEPEQCTFCFTASRIDICLRKRQSQRWGGLEAPAARVGGAKVAVPTGPSPLDSAPPGGTPHPLTGQEEARAVEKEKPKARSEDTGLDGVATRTPMEHVAPKSEPHLASPKPTCMVPPMPHSPVSGDSVEEEEEEEKKVCLPGFTGLVNLGNTCFMNSVIQSLSNTRELRDFFHDRSFEAEINYNNPLGTGGRLAIGFAVLLRALWKGTHHAFQPSKLKAIVASKASQFTGYAQHDAQEFMAFLLDGLHEDLNRIQNKPYTETVDSDGRPDEVVAEEAWQRHKMRNDSFIVDLFQGQYKSKLVCPVCAKVSITFDPFLYLPVPLPQKQKVLPVFYFAREPHSKPIKFLVSVSKENSSASEVLDSLSQSVHVKPENLRLAEVIKNRFHRVFLPSHSLDTVSPSDTLLCFELLSPELAKERVVVLEVQQRPQVPSIPISKCAACQRKQQSEDEKLKRCTRCYRVGYCNQLCQKTHWPDHKGLCRPENIGYPFLVSVPASRLTYARLAQLLEGYARYSVSVFQPPFQPGRMALESQGPGCTTLLSTSSLEAGDSDRDPIQPPELQLVTPVAEGDTGATRAWASPDRGPVPSTSGISSEMVASGPVEVGALTVGERVSRPEAAVPGYQHPSEALSAHTPQFFIYRIDASNREQRLEDKGDVPLELGDDCSLALVWRNNERLQEFVLVASKELECAEDPGSAGEAARAGHFTLDQCLNLFTRPEVLAPEEAWYCPQCKQHREASKQLLLWRLPSVLIVQLKRFSFRSFIWRDKINDLVEFPVRNLDLGKFCIGQKEEQLPSYDLYAVINHYGGMIGGHYTACARLPNDRSSQRSDVGWRLFDDSTVTTVDESQVVTRYAYVLFYRRRNSPVERPPRAGHSEHHPDLGPAAESAASQGLGPGQAPEVAPTRTAPERFAPPVDRPAPTYSNMEEVD
- the USP19 gene encoding ubiquitin carboxyl-terminal hydrolase 19 isoform X4, coding for MSGGASATGPRRGPPGLEEATSKKKQKDRANQESKDGDPRRGSAFTPREEQTKEDLGLDWRQSADEVIVKLRVGTGPVRLEEVDAAFTDTDCVLRLPDGRQWGGVFYAEIESSCTKVQARKGGLLQLSLPKKVPLLTWPSLLKKPLGTQELVPGLRCQENGQEPSPVALEPGPEPRRAKQEARNQKRAQGRGEVGAGAGPGAQAGPSAKRAVHLRRGPEGEGPRDGPGPRGDAPQFLAEPATQAEAEEQLRVPPLTPQTCLLGSEENLALLTGKKAAAPRSDPVSPTVARSRDPEKDDRSKEEMAVATDAAALVDGKEPESTVNLAFVKNDSYEKGPDSVVVHVYVKEIRRDTSRVLFREQDFTLIFQTRDGNFLRLHPGCGPHTIFRWQVKLRNLIEPEQCTFCFTASRIDICLRKRQSQRWGGLEAPAARVGGAKVAVPTGPSPLDSAPPGGTPHPLTGQEEARAVEKEKPKARSEDTGLDGVATRTPMEHVAPKSEPHLASPKPTCMVPPMPHSPVSGDSVEEEEEEEKKVCLPGFTGLVNLGNTCFMNSVIQSLSNTRELRDFFHDRSFEAEINYNNPLGTGGRLAIGFAVLLRALWKGTHHAFQPSKLKAIVASKASQFTGYAQHDAQEFMAFLLDGLHEDLNRIQNKPYTETVDSDGRPDEVVAEEAWQRHKMRNDSFIVDLFQGQYKSKLVCPVCAKVSITFDPFLYLPVPLPQKQKVLPVFYFAREPHSKPIKFLVSVSKENSSASEVLDSLSQSVHVKPENLRLAEVIKNRFHRVFLPSHSLDTVSPSDTLLCFELLSPELAKERVVVLEVQQRPQVPSIPISKCAACQRKQQSEDEKLKRCTRCYRVGYCNQLCQKTHWPDHKGLCRPENIGYPFLVSVPASRLTYARLAQLLEGYARYSVSVFQPPFQPGRMALESQGPGCTTLLSTSSLEAGDSDRDPIQPPELQLVTPVAEGDTGATRAWASPDRGPVPSTSGISSEMVASGPVEVGALTVGERVSRPEAAVPGYQHPSEALSAHTPQFFIYRIDASNREQRLEDKGDVPLELGDDCSLALVWRNNERLQEFVLVASKELECAEDPGSAGEAARAGHFTLDQCLNLFTRPEVLAPEEAWYCPQCKQHREASKQLLLWRLPSVLIVQLKRFSFRSFIWRDKINDLVEFPVRNLDLGKFCIGQKEEQLPSYDLYAVINHYGGMIGGHYTACARLPNDRSSQRSDVGWRLFDDSTVTTVDESQVVTRYAYVLFYRRRNSPVERPPRAGHSEHHPDLGPAAESAASQASRIWQELEAEEEPVPEGPAPLGPWGPQDWVGPPPRGPTTPDEGCLRYFVLGTVAALVALVLNVFYPLVSQSPWR
- the USP19 gene encoding ubiquitin carboxyl-terminal hydrolase 19 isoform X8 translates to MSGGASATGPRRGPPGLEEATSKKKQKDRANQESKDGDPRRGSAFTPREEQTKEDLGLDWRQSADEVIVKLRVGTGPVRLEEVDAAFTDTDCVLRLPDGRQWGGVFYAEIESSCTKVQARKGGLLQLSLPKKVPLLTWPSLLKKPLGTQELVPGLRCQENGQEPSPVALEPGPEPRRAKQEARNQKRAQGRGEVGAGAGPGAQAGPSAKRAVHLRRGPEGEGPRDGPGPRGDAPQFLAEPATQAEAEEQLRVPPLTPQTCLLGSEENLALLTGKKAAAPRSDPVSPTVARSRDPEKDDRSKEEMAVATDAAALVDGKEPESTVNLAFVKNDSYEKGPDSVVVHVYVKEIRRDTSRVLFREQDFTLIFQTRDGNFLRLHPGCGPHTIFRWQVKLRNLIEPEQCTFCFTASRIDICLRKRQSQRWGGLEAPAARGAVGGAKVAVPTGPSPLDSAPPGGTPHPLTGQEEARAVEKEKPKARSEDTGLDGVATRTPMEHVAPKSEPHLASPKPTCMVPPMPHSPVSGDSVEEEEEEEKKVCLPGFTGLVNLGNTCFMNSVIQSLSNTRELRDFFHDRSFEAEINYNNPLGTGGRLAIGFAVLLRALWKGTHHAFQPSKLKAIVASKASQFTGYAQHDAQEFMAFLLDGLHEDLNRIQNKPYTETVDSDGRPDEVVAEEAWQRHKMRNDSFIVDLFQGQYKSKLVCPVCAKVSITFDPFLYLPVPLPQKQKVLPVFYFAREPHSKPIKFLVSVSKENSSASEVLDSLSQSVHVKPENLRLAEVIKNRFHRVFLPSHSLDTVSPSDTLLCFELLSPELAKERVVVLEVQQRPQVPSIPISKCAACQRKQQSEDEKLKRCTRCYRVGYCNQLCQKTHWPDHKGLCRPENIGYPFLVSVPASRLTYARLAQLLEGYARYSVSVFQPPFQPGRMALESQGPGCTTLLSTSSLEAGDSDRDPIQPPELQLVTPVAEGDTGATRAWASPDRGPVPSTSGISSEMVASGPVEVGALTVGERVSRPEAAVPGYQHPSEALSAHTPQFFIYRIDASNREQRLEDKGDVPLELGDDCSLALVWRNNERLQEFVLVASKELECAEDPGSAGEAARAGHFTLDQCLNLFTRPEVLAPEEAWYCPQCKQHREASKQLLLWRLPSVLIVQLKRFSFRSFIWRDKINDLVEFPVRNLDLGKFCIGQKEEQLPSYDLYAVINHYGGMIGGHYTACARLPNDRSSQRSDVGWRLFDDSTVTTVDESQVVTRYAYVLFYRRRNSPVERPPRAGHSEHHPDLGPAAESAASQGLGPGQAPEVAPTRTAPERFAPPVDRPAPTYSNMEEVD